In a genomic window of Macrobrachium rosenbergii isolate ZJJX-2024 chromosome 44, ASM4041242v1, whole genome shotgun sequence:
- the LOC136829431 gene encoding mucin-5AC-like isoform X4, producing MNLLVLMALAVISTHAQSDRRRFLFGSRGRLNNSPNRLTTEGGVAPTTPIPEEKSTTAARGRVRLPPRRPTVRFGVRPQHEDNEEKETVTEETVPLTTPTPAQEKKPEPEVLTEPIPGEEFVAFQASPQRSEESVITVEDGVITVEDGEVIHVGLENGQGSTDLVNKTEQNAASGDEPLSDLDITSLDDILITPDEVIPVEIGEPVTEDILEYLDLTDGDVTTQLPQEFEIPVVTPSPFKNATALEPELETLISVVTSLPMQEVEGESMHVKHHLEFEHSHIGPENETAAVEQIAHSELSPELRYLETEPVAEQATESFLEADYFADDALISDLSLNATEEHLNIPVLETAPFKEVSQHNETSLANNDTLAEVFSNATESIIDSEGQGSNIEILGANAPKDSQNPPVNDLYGKHFDEADLGFGKGFNTDDKLLFPSETEQKVRSKIEIKEVNGQLYEYEYIYYYDDEYPQYDYEGEVPGDADPLTVPADDTTSTTTTTTTTTTTTTTTPPPTTTTEATTTTQRSFRGSSRSNSRSQSRRPVVNDQEINVIEEPVRSTFGRSRGTTSHSARLSSRTRGGFRSREEENIEDNTVLGVTVEEEKLPAQTRFPPRSTTTPTPSHSREREPLFEETSQVGLNEQDQIPLIPEVTGAHSPHGRQSSRGGRKLSIDVTEPSTTTVSDLLAQEELTTEIIPTSTISEAEIGAANLYALSRVADPEEMGDATTQIPQAFDYDTEIPVNYEELIYDYEDTATESPSYLPEIGTEIPGSLTDSEPAAEPEPEPEPSTEEPTTSTTTTTTTSTTTTTTTTTTTTTPPPTTTEAIRSRGNFRPRNRGASRFGSRRENSRLSTTEGSEEPNAESETSHGSRFKSNRFGSNRFRSNSAPSNAGESNSENSLVGEAGTTESSPRRPVGAVSRFTRPSLGAKRPSSPTTEAETPKAARPETPRPKPNNRVNTRPGLFRNRFRNKGSTTADEVSTEPTVDVAEEHLVEEKVIGEVEGEVEISTESAVSSSPATAADTKIRGRPKPAIHRFGARGPIGARKPQQQTSESDNQEVNANPADEEKASAQRTSPPSPGRSRLTRPLATRLGNRLNPRLRGAAATEKTVAEEESAPAEETQADTQGLEEQIVENPADQEADVPSPEESVSDNESGSPQPPARGPVGTRLRFRNRTPSKPTPTQKPTKAAATPASPPRRAGLSNLFRRRKPRPGSEPAEDPSATEGEVPAEENIQSDDTAAIAEEQPAEGEAEVAADEAAADPAATPAEGEAAAQAEEEAPAAAEEEAGQDAGGRRRFSFFNRRRNRN from the exons ATGAACTTGCTTGTGCTGATGGCATTAGCTGTCATCAGCACACACGCACAGAGCGACCGACGTCGCTTCCTGTTTGGTTCCCGCGGCCGACTGAATAACTCTCCCAACCGTTTGACAACCGAGGGAGGTGTTGCCCCGACCACTCCCATTCCTGAAGAAAAGTCAACAACAGCAGCACGTGGCAGAGTTCGCCTTCCCCCACGAAGGCCTACTGTGCGGTTTGGAGTGCGTCCACAGCACGAAGACAACGAAGAGAAGGAAACCGTGACAGAGGAAACGGTACCTTTAACAACCCCTACGCCTGCACAGGAGAAAAAGCCTGAGCCTGAAGTCCTAACCGAACCAATCCCTGGGGAAGAATTTGTAGCATTCCAGGCATCCCCCCAGAGATCTGAGGAATCTGTAATAACTGTTGAAGATGGAGTAATAACTGTTGAAGATGGAGAAGTCATTCATGTAGGATTAGAAAATGGCCAGGGTAGCACTGACTTGGTGAATAAGACTGAACAAAATGCAGCTTCTGGAGATGAACCTCTTTCTGACCTGGATATTACTTCTCTAGATGACATTTTGATCACTCCTGATGAAGTCATACCAGTTGAAATTGGGGAACCAGTGACTGAGGATATACTTGAGTATTTAGATCTGACTGATGGAGATGTAACTACCCAGCTACCTCAGGAATTTGAAATACCAGTTGTGACTCCATCACCTTTCAAGAATGCCACTGCTTTGGAACCTGAACTAGAAACCTTGATATCAGTAGTAACAAGCCTTCCCATGCAAGAAGTGGAAGGGGAAAGTATGCACGTTAAGCATCACTTGGAATTTGAACACAGCCATATTGGACCTGAAAATGAGACTGCTGCAGTAGAGCAAATTGCTCATTCTGAACTGTCACCAGAATTACGTTACCTTGAAACAGAACCTGTTGCAGAGCAAGCTACTGAATCCTTTTTAGAAGCAGATTATTTTGCTGATGATGCACTAATAAGTGACCTATCTTTAAATGCCACAGAAGAACACCTGAACATTCCAGTCCTAGAAACTGCTCCATTCAAAGAAGTATCACAGCACAATGAAACTAGCTTAGCAAATAATGATACTCTTGCTGAAGTCTTTTCTAATGCTACAGAGTCAATCATTGATTCAGAAGGACAAGGATCAAACATTGAGATTTTGGGTGCTAATGCTCCAAAAGACTCCCAGAACCCACCTGTAAATGACTTGTATGGCAAACATTTTGATGAAGCTGATTTAGGTTTTGGTAAGGGATTCAACACAGATGACAAACTTTTGTTCCCTTCTGAAACGGAGCAGAAAGTAAGAAGCAAGATTGAAATTAAGGAAGTCAATGGGCAGCTGTatgagtatgaatatatatactactatgaTGATGAATATCCTCAATATGATTATGAAGGGGAGGTCCCTGGTGATGCAGACCCTCTTACAGTACCTGCTGATGATACTACTAGTACAACAACCACTACTacaactaccactactactacaacaacCACTCCTCCTCCAACTACTACAACAGAAGCCACTACAACCACACAACGTTCATTCCGAGGTAGTTCCAGAAGTAATAGCAGATCTCAAAGCCGCCGGCCTGTTGTTAATGACCAAGAAATTAATGTTATTGAAGAGCCAGTGAGGTCTACATTTGGAAGGTCCAGGGGTACTACATCTCACTCTGCTCGGTTGTCATCAAGGACCAGGGGTGGATTCCGAtcaagagaagaggaaaacattGAAGATAATACTGTTCTTGGTGTAActgttgaagaagaaaagttaccAGCTCAGACACGTTTCCCACCTCGCAGCACAACCACTCCCACTCCATCTCATTCACGTGAACGTGAGCCTCTTTTCGAAGAAACATCACAAGTTGGGCTCAATGAACAAGATCAGATTCCTTTAATTCCAGAAGTAACTGGAGCTCATTCTCCTCATGGAAGGCAATCAAGCCGAGGAggtagaaagttaagtatagaTGTTACTGAACCTAGCACTACAACAGTGTCAGATTTATTAGCCCAAGAAGAATTAACAACTGAAATCATTCCTACATCCACAATCTCAGAAGCTGAAATCGGTGCTGCCAACCTTTATGCTCTTTCTCGTGTAGCTGACCCTGAGGAGATGGGAGATGCCACAACACAAATTCCACAAGCATTTGATTATGACACTGAGATTCCTGTTAATTATGAAGAGCTCATCTATGACTATGAAGATACTGCAACAGAAAGTCCATCATACTTGCCAGAAATAGGAACAGAAATCCCAGGATCTTTAACAGACTCGGAACCAGCAGCTGAGCCTGAGCCTGAACCAGAACCTAGCACAGAAGAGCCTACTActtccactactactactactactactagtaccaccacaactactactaccactacaaccaccacaactccaccACCTACCACTACTGAAGCTATTAGGTCACGTGGTAATTTCCGTCCTAGAAATCGTGGAGCTTCTCGATTTGGGTCAAGGAGAGAGAATTCTAGATTATCTACCACAGAAGGTAGTGAAGAACCTAACGCAGAATCCGAAACTTCACATGGCAGTCGTTTTAAAAGCAATCGCTTTGGATCAAATAGATTCAGAAGTAACTCGGCCCCCTCTAATGCTGGCGAGTCCAATTCTGAAAATTCTCTTGTTGGTGAAGCTGGAACAACTGAATCATCCCCAAGAAGGCCTGTAGGAGCAGTGTCCCGATTTACCAGACCTAGTTTAGGTGCTAAACGGCCATCATCCCCAACAACTGAAGCTGAAACTCCTAAAGCAGCTCGGCCAGAAACTCCCAGACCAAAACCAAATAACAGGGTAAACACTAGACCTGGCCTCTTCAGAAATAGATTTAGAAACAAGGGAAGTACAACTGCCGATGAAGTTAGCACTGAACCAACTGTAGATGTTGCTGAAGAACATCTGGTCGAGGAAAAAGTCATTGGGGAGGTAGAGGGCGAAGTTGAGATCAGTACAGAGTCTGCTGTTTCCTCGTCACCAGCTACTGCAGCTGAcacaaaaataagaggaagacCTAAGCCAGCAATACATCGATTTGGTGCTCGTGGTCCTATTGGTGCTAGAAAACCACAACAGCAGACATCTGAAAGTGATAATCAGGAAGTAAATGCTAATCCTGCTGATGAagaaaaggcttcagcacaaaggACGTCTCCACCTTCTCCTGGTAGGAGCCGTCTGACAAGACCCTTAGCTACCCGACTAGGTAATCGCCTCAATCCCAGACTTCGGGGTGCTGCTGCTACAGAGAAAACAGTAGCTGAGGAAGAAAGTGCTCCTGCAGAGGAAACTCAAGCTGATACCCAGGGCTTAGAGGAACAGATTGTTGAAAACCCTGCAGATCAGGAGGCTGATGTTCCATCTCCTGAAGAAAGTGTGTCAGACAATGAAAGCGGTAGTCCACAGCCACCTGCCCGAGGACCAGTTGGTACGCGCCTACGGTTCCGAAATCGCACCCCATCAAAGCCTACTCCAACACAAAAGCCCACAAAAGCAGCTGCAACACCTGCATCACCACCACGTCGTGCAGGACTTTCTAACTTGTTTAGACGTAGGAAGCCCCGTCCTGGAAGTGAACCTGCTGAAGACCCATCTGCAACAGAAGGAGAAGTCCCAgctgaagaaaatattcaaagtgACGATACTGCAGCGATAG CAGAGGAACAGCCTGCAGAAGGTGAGGCCGAAGTGGCCGCGGACGAGGCAGCAGCCGACCCAGCAGCAACACCCGCCGAAGGAGAGGCTGCCGCGCAAGCAGAGGAAGAGGCACCGGCAGCAGCAGAGGAAGAGGCAGGTCAAGACGCCGGGGGTAGGCGCAGATTCTCCTTCTTCAACAGGCGCAGGAACAGGAACTAG
- the LOC136829431 gene encoding mucin-5AC-like isoform X3, which yields MYHRMNLLVLMALAVISTHAQSDRRRFLFGSRGRLNNSPNRLTTEGGVAPTTPIPEEKSTTAARGRVRLPPRRPTVRFGVRPQHEDNEEKETVTEETVPLTTPTPAQEKKPEPEVLTEPIPGEEFVAFQASPQRSEESVITVEDGVITVEDGEVIHVGLENGQGSTDLVNKTEQNAASGDEPLSDLDITSLDDILITPDEVIPVEIGEPVTEDILEYLDLTDGDVTTQLPQEFEIPVVTPSPFKNATALEPELETLISVVTSLPMQEVEGESMHVKHHLEFEHSHIGPENETAAVEQIAHSELSPELRYLETEPVAEQATESFLEADYFADDALISDLSLNATEEHLNIPVLETAPFKEVSQHNETSLANNDTLAEVFSNATESIIDSEGQGSNIEILGANAPKDSQNPPVNDLYGKHFDEADLGFGKGFNTDDKLLFPSETEQKVRSKIEIKEVNGQLYEYEYIYYYDDEYPQYDYEGEVPGDADPLTVPADDTTSTTTTTTTTTTTTTTTPPPTTTTEATTTTQRSFRGSSRSNSRSQSRRPVVNDQEINVIEEPVRSTFGRSRGTTSHSARLSSRTRGGFRSREEENIEDNTVLGVTVEEEKLPAQTRFPPRSTTTPTPSHSREREPLFEETSQVGLNEQDQIPLIPEVTGAHSPHGRQSSRGGRKLSIDVTEPSTTTVSDLLAQEELTTEIIPTSTISEAEIGAANLYALSRVADPEEMGDATTQIPQAFDYDTEIPVNYEELIYDYEDTATESPSYLPEIGTEIPGSLTDSEPAAEPEPEPEPSTEEPTTSTTTTTTTSTTTTTTTTTTTTTPPPTTTEAIRSRGNFRPRNRGASRFGSRRENSRLSTTEGSEEPNAESETSHGSRFKSNRFGSNRFRSNSAPSNAGESNSENSLVGEAGTTESSPRRPVGAVSRFTRPSLGAKRPSSPTTEAETPKAARPETPRPKPNNRVNTRPGLFRNRFRNKGSTTADEVSTEPTVDVAEEHLVEEKVIGEVEGEVEISTESAVSSSPATAADTKIRGRPKPAIHRFGARGPIGARKPQQQTSESDNQEVNANPADEEKASAQRTSPPSPGRSRLTRPLATRLGNRLNPRLRGAAATEKTVAEEESAPAEETQADTQGLEEQIVENPADQEADVPSPEESVSDNESGSPQPPARGPVGTRLRFRNRTPSKPTPTQKPTKAAATPASPPRRAGLSNLFRRRKPRPGSEPAEDPSATEGEVPAEENIQSDDTAAIAEEQPAEGEAEVAADEAAADPAATPAEGEAAAQAEEEAPAAAEEEAGQDAGGRRRFSFFNRRRNRN from the exons GATGAACTTGCTTGTGCTGATGGCATTAGCTGTCATCAGCACACACGCACAGAGCGACCGACGTCGCTTCCTGTTTGGTTCCCGCGGCCGACTGAATAACTCTCCCAACCGTTTGACAACCGAGGGAGGTGTTGCCCCGACCACTCCCATTCCTGAAGAAAAGTCAACAACAGCAGCACGTGGCAGAGTTCGCCTTCCCCCACGAAGGCCTACTGTGCGGTTTGGAGTGCGTCCACAGCACGAAGACAACGAAGAGAAGGAAACCGTGACAGAGGAAACGGTACCTTTAACAACCCCTACGCCTGCACAGGAGAAAAAGCCTGAGCCTGAAGTCCTAACCGAACCAATCCCTGGGGAAGAATTTGTAGCATTCCAGGCATCCCCCCAGAGATCTGAGGAATCTGTAATAACTGTTGAAGATGGAGTAATAACTGTTGAAGATGGAGAAGTCATTCATGTAGGATTAGAAAATGGCCAGGGTAGCACTGACTTGGTGAATAAGACTGAACAAAATGCAGCTTCTGGAGATGAACCTCTTTCTGACCTGGATATTACTTCTCTAGATGACATTTTGATCACTCCTGATGAAGTCATACCAGTTGAAATTGGGGAACCAGTGACTGAGGATATACTTGAGTATTTAGATCTGACTGATGGAGATGTAACTACCCAGCTACCTCAGGAATTTGAAATACCAGTTGTGACTCCATCACCTTTCAAGAATGCCACTGCTTTGGAACCTGAACTAGAAACCTTGATATCAGTAGTAACAAGCCTTCCCATGCAAGAAGTGGAAGGGGAAAGTATGCACGTTAAGCATCACTTGGAATTTGAACACAGCCATATTGGACCTGAAAATGAGACTGCTGCAGTAGAGCAAATTGCTCATTCTGAACTGTCACCAGAATTACGTTACCTTGAAACAGAACCTGTTGCAGAGCAAGCTACTGAATCCTTTTTAGAAGCAGATTATTTTGCTGATGATGCACTAATAAGTGACCTATCTTTAAATGCCACAGAAGAACACCTGAACATTCCAGTCCTAGAAACTGCTCCATTCAAAGAAGTATCACAGCACAATGAAACTAGCTTAGCAAATAATGATACTCTTGCTGAAGTCTTTTCTAATGCTACAGAGTCAATCATTGATTCAGAAGGACAAGGATCAAACATTGAGATTTTGGGTGCTAATGCTCCAAAAGACTCCCAGAACCCACCTGTAAATGACTTGTATGGCAAACATTTTGATGAAGCTGATTTAGGTTTTGGTAAGGGATTCAACACAGATGACAAACTTTTGTTCCCTTCTGAAACGGAGCAGAAAGTAAGAAGCAAGATTGAAATTAAGGAAGTCAATGGGCAGCTGTatgagtatgaatatatatactactatgaTGATGAATATCCTCAATATGATTATGAAGGGGAGGTCCCTGGTGATGCAGACCCTCTTACAGTACCTGCTGATGATACTACTAGTACAACAACCACTACTacaactaccactactactacaacaacCACTCCTCCTCCAACTACTACAACAGAAGCCACTACAACCACACAACGTTCATTCCGAGGTAGTTCCAGAAGTAATAGCAGATCTCAAAGCCGCCGGCCTGTTGTTAATGACCAAGAAATTAATGTTATTGAAGAGCCAGTGAGGTCTACATTTGGAAGGTCCAGGGGTACTACATCTCACTCTGCTCGGTTGTCATCAAGGACCAGGGGTGGATTCCGAtcaagagaagaggaaaacattGAAGATAATACTGTTCTTGGTGTAActgttgaagaagaaaagttaccAGCTCAGACACGTTTCCCACCTCGCAGCACAACCACTCCCACTCCATCTCATTCACGTGAACGTGAGCCTCTTTTCGAAGAAACATCACAAGTTGGGCTCAATGAACAAGATCAGATTCCTTTAATTCCAGAAGTAACTGGAGCTCATTCTCCTCATGGAAGGCAATCAAGCCGAGGAggtagaaagttaagtatagaTGTTACTGAACCTAGCACTACAACAGTGTCAGATTTATTAGCCCAAGAAGAATTAACAACTGAAATCATTCCTACATCCACAATCTCAGAAGCTGAAATCGGTGCTGCCAACCTTTATGCTCTTTCTCGTGTAGCTGACCCTGAGGAGATGGGAGATGCCACAACACAAATTCCACAAGCATTTGATTATGACACTGAGATTCCTGTTAATTATGAAGAGCTCATCTATGACTATGAAGATACTGCAACAGAAAGTCCATCATACTTGCCAGAAATAGGAACAGAAATCCCAGGATCTTTAACAGACTCGGAACCAGCAGCTGAGCCTGAGCCTGAACCAGAACCTAGCACAGAAGAGCCTACTActtccactactactactactactactagtaccaccacaactactactaccactacaaccaccacaactccaccACCTACCACTACTGAAGCTATTAGGTCACGTGGTAATTTCCGTCCTAGAAATCGTGGAGCTTCTCGATTTGGGTCAAGGAGAGAGAATTCTAGATTATCTACCACAGAAGGTAGTGAAGAACCTAACGCAGAATCCGAAACTTCACATGGCAGTCGTTTTAAAAGCAATCGCTTTGGATCAAATAGATTCAGAAGTAACTCGGCCCCCTCTAATGCTGGCGAGTCCAATTCTGAAAATTCTCTTGTTGGTGAAGCTGGAACAACTGAATCATCCCCAAGAAGGCCTGTAGGAGCAGTGTCCCGATTTACCAGACCTAGTTTAGGTGCTAAACGGCCATCATCCCCAACAACTGAAGCTGAAACTCCTAAAGCAGCTCGGCCAGAAACTCCCAGACCAAAACCAAATAACAGGGTAAACACTAGACCTGGCCTCTTCAGAAATAGATTTAGAAACAAGGGAAGTACAACTGCCGATGAAGTTAGCACTGAACCAACTGTAGATGTTGCTGAAGAACATCTGGTCGAGGAAAAAGTCATTGGGGAGGTAGAGGGCGAAGTTGAGATCAGTACAGAGTCTGCTGTTTCCTCGTCACCAGCTACTGCAGCTGAcacaaaaataagaggaagacCTAAGCCAGCAATACATCGATTTGGTGCTCGTGGTCCTATTGGTGCTAGAAAACCACAACAGCAGACATCTGAAAGTGATAATCAGGAAGTAAATGCTAATCCTGCTGATGAagaaaaggcttcagcacaaaggACGTCTCCACCTTCTCCTGGTAGGAGCCGTCTGACAAGACCCTTAGCTACCCGACTAGGTAATCGCCTCAATCCCAGACTTCGGGGTGCTGCTGCTACAGAGAAAACAGTAGCTGAGGAAGAAAGTGCTCCTGCAGAGGAAACTCAAGCTGATACCCAGGGCTTAGAGGAACAGATTGTTGAAAACCCTGCAGATCAGGAGGCTGATGTTCCATCTCCTGAAGAAAGTGTGTCAGACAATGAAAGCGGTAGTCCACAGCCACCTGCCCGAGGACCAGTTGGTACGCGCCTACGGTTCCGAAATCGCACCCCATCAAAGCCTACTCCAACACAAAAGCCCACAAAAGCAGCTGCAACACCTGCATCACCACCACGTCGTGCAGGACTTTCTAACTTGTTTAGACGTAGGAAGCCCCGTCCTGGAAGTGAACCTGCTGAAGACCCATCTGCAACAGAAGGAGAAGTCCCAgctgaagaaaatattcaaagtgACGATACTGCAGCGATAG CAGAGGAACAGCCTGCAGAAGGTGAGGCCGAAGTGGCCGCGGACGAGGCAGCAGCCGACCCAGCAGCAACACCCGCCGAAGGAGAGGCTGCCGCGCAAGCAGAGGAAGAGGCACCGGCAGCAGCAGAGGAAGAGGCAGGTCAAGACGCCGGGGGTAGGCGCAGATTCTCCTTCTTCAACAGGCGCAGGAACAGGAACTAG